One stretch of Apis cerana isolate GH-2021 linkage group LG8, AcerK_1.0, whole genome shotgun sequence DNA includes these proteins:
- the LOC107996439 gene encoding vacuolar protein sorting-associated protein 37A: MISRIFRGENENVAVKRKRQIDTLKIFNDNVVELREDVEYQVQFNARERRMAIMVSLSPEFPLEKPVLRVSPPINHPWCNEHSEITSAPGLLNFTVHSDLGRVVQAIIREFSKNPPQLLEDISPGSVKSHRDSQERNSPSYSLQQYPEIPPTSYNSYYTTQYPQYSSASANTCIYNYNHTNSSTAYVTDSHTKFGSPSQHSAYIACSRSGTDASGYNSNQPGTYLNSHYVNANYHQQSLPNQTQTKLRQSVVFPELNNLTNEELRQLNEDNDKLDEFLDKHSDLKDINTAIDDAIDWVQKTAEANVAKEPELKELQSDVANKIQIVTALKTRYDQLIQRYNKLSEAFIPDHIKECLRKAADESHEESERIAENFLNRKIDVERFLSTYIECRKLGQARRTKEEKLAHQLNELKRAGY, translated from the exons ATGATATCGCGAATATTCCGTggcgaaaatgaaaatgtcgCAGTCAAGAGAAAACGGCAAATCGACACcctgaaaatttttaacgacaA TGTAGTAGAATTAAGAGAAGATGTGGAGTATCAAGTACAATTCAATGCTAGGGAAAGGAGAATGGCTATTATGGTTTCTTTGTCACCGGAGTTTCCGTTGGAAAAACCAGTGCTCAGGGTCTCTCCACCCATAAATCATCCTTGGTGTAATGAACATAGTGAAATCACAAGCGCACCAGGACTACTTAAT TTTACAGTGCACAGTGATCTTGGTCGTGTTGTTCAAGCTATCATTAGAGAATTTAGTAAAAATCCTCCACAACTGTTAGAAGATATTTCTCCTGGATCTGTGAAATCTCATAGAG attcacaagaaagaaattctcCATCGTATTCCTTACAACAGTATCCAGAAATTCCACCAACATCATACAATTCTTATTATACCACTCAATATCCACAGTATTCATCTGCCAGTGCAAAtacttgtatttataattacaatcatACGAATTCGAGTACCGCGTATGTGACGGACAGTCATACAAAATTCGGTTCTCCCTCGCAACATTCAGCATATATTGCATGTTCGAGAAGTGGTACAGATGCATCAGGTTACAATTCAAATCAACCTGGAACATATTTGAATTCGCATTACGTGAACGCGAATTATCATCAACAATCATTGCCGAATCAAACACAAACTAAGCTACGGCAGAGTGTAGTGTTtccagaattaaataatttgactaATGAGGAATTGAGACAATTAAATGAAGATAACGATAAATTAGATGAATTCCTGGATAAACATTCCGATTTAAAAGACATTAACACCGCTATTGATGATGCAATAGATTGGGTCCAAAAAACTGCCG aGGCTAATGTAGCCAAAGAACCCGAGCTTAAAGAATTGCAGTCTGATGTagcaaataaaattcagaTCGTTACTGCACTAAAAACTAGATATGATCAACTAATACAacgatataacaaattatctgAAGCATTTATTCCGGATCACATAAAAGAATGTTTAAGGAAAGCGGCAGATGAAAGTCACGAGGAAAGTGAACGAATTGCTGAGAATTTCTTAAATAGGAAAATAGATGTTGAACGTTTTCTCAGCACTTATATCGAATGTAGAAAGTTGGGTCAAGCAAGAAGAACTAAAGAGGAAAAATTAGCACATCAGTTAAATGAATTGAAACGAGCGGGTTATTAA
- the LOC107996443 gene encoding immunoglobulin domain-containing protein oig-4, producing the protein MKRCQFLCLFFFIALLVNTDAAKGGGGRGGSRRSGGRVYKSRMPILIPHRNPASANYYENKDGARIVKASHFELDYMLGRKITFFCMATGFPRPEITWLKDGIELYHHKFFQVIMPRSTVILFLLIVLLLNSQEILGRRGRGRGKTRSRVQIGLPITGKYRDPESDQYYNNHNGAKILLASHFDLEYVLGHKIVFLCVARGNPRPHITWFKDGAEIYTHLYLHVHEWQVGEDKVKSKLEIDPATQMDAGVYECTADNMYSIDRRSFKTDFSIAFD; encoded by the exons ATGAAGAGATGTCAATTTTTGTGCCTGTTCTTTTTTATCGCATTGTTAGTAAACACAGATGCAGCAAAAGGTGGTGGAGGTAGAGGAGGTAGCAGACGCAGTGGCGGAAGAGTTTACAAGTCTCGAATGCCTATTCTGATTCCTCACAGAAATCCTGCCAGtgctaattattatgaaaataaagat ggGGCGAGAATAGTGAAAGCTTCACACTTTGAACTGGATTACATGTTAGGAAGGAAGATCACATTTTTCTGCATGGCTACTGGATTTCCAAGACCTGAGATCACCTGGTTGAAAGATGGAATTGAATTGtatcatcataaatttttccaggt TATCATGCCACGTTCTACagtgatattatttttgttaatcgtACTACTGCTAAATAGTCAGGAAATTCTTGGACGAAGAGGACGAGGCAGAGGAAAAACCAGATCGCGTGTCCAAATAGGATTACCTATCACTGGAAAATATCGTGATCCAGAAAgtgatcaatattataataatcataat ggTGCAAAAATATTGTTGGCATCACACTTTGATTTGGAGTACGTTTTAGGACACAAAATTGTTTTCCTTTGCGTCGCACGTGGAAATCCACGACCACATATCACATGGTTCAAGGATGGTGCTGAGATTTATACTCATCTTTACTTGCAT gtGCATGAATGGCAAGTTGGAGAAGATAaagtaaaatcaaaattggaAATAGATCCTGCAACTCAAATGGATGCTGGAGTTTACGAATGTACAGCTGATAATATGTATAGTATTGATCGAAGATCTTTCAAGACTGACTTTTCTATTGCTTTTgattaa